GATGAGTTTTGGATTTATAATTTCTATCTGACGAGTCAGATATGGTTTATAAGCTTCTATCTCTTGGGGTAGTGGATCACGATTTTCCGGTGGTCTTCTTTTTACAATATTAGTTATATAAACTTCTGCCCTCTGCCAACCCACGCCTTCTATCAAAGTATTTAAAAGTTGGCCGGCTCTGCCCACAAAAGGTCGGCGCTGTTCGTTTTCGTTAAAGCCCGGCGCTTCACCTATAAACATAACTTTGCAATTTATATCACCTTCACCAAAAACCAAATTGGATTCACGCAGAGGCAACAAACTGTTTTCTTCTAATTCTTCTTTGAGTTTTTGTAGTTCTAACTTTTTATCCACGGTTTTAATGACTAATGACTAAACTTTTTTATCATTTTGATTTAGACATTAGGTTTTGATTAGAAATTAGGCATTAGATATTGCTCGCCCTGCGAAGCTTTAGCGAAGTAGGGGAAATTTTAAAGTGTATATATAATTTCGTAGGCAACGCCTAATGCAAACATTAGCGCTAAAAGAAAAACAAGACCAGTTTTTAAAGATAAAGAATATTCTGGCGATTGATTACCTTTTTTTCTGGCTCTCGTCCAAAGCAGAATTATAAGCAAAGCTTCTAGCCCGCCCATAACACCCCCAGCCAAAGAAATTAGTTTAATAAAATCGGAAAAACCAGAGAAAAACAAATACATAGGCACACCTACAGTTAAAACAAAGCTTGCCAAGACGGGCAGTTTAAAATCTAACTGAAAAGAATTTTTTAAATTTAAACCTATAGTAAAAAAAGAAGTTATGACAGCCAAAAACCCAACTAGAGCGCCATATTTTACAAAACCTTTACCCAGAAAATCGCTTAAACCAGCTATAGCCTCTCTGGATGTAGAAACACCGCTTATACTTACCACTGCCACTGTAAAAACCGCGTAAACTAAAATAGGAATAACTGTGCCCCAAACAATGGCTCGGCCATAGTTTTTGGCGTTTGATTTAAAAAAAGATCTAATTTCTGGTATGGCCGAACCTCCAGCCAAAGCAAAAAGAACTATGCCATAAGGAAAAAACAGTGAATCAACAGTAGAAAAATTTATTAAATTTTCTGGCCGAGCCATATCAAAAGCGTAAAAAACAAACCCCCCAATTAATAAAATCATCGCCCCCACCAGAAAAAAATCTGTCCAGCCAGCTAAGCGCATGCCCTTAAAAACAACTGTAAAACCGATAATAGCTAAGGCGATAGAACCAGCTTGCGAAGAAAAATTTAAAAAACCAGAAAAAATAATCCTTAAAAATTCTCCGCCTACCACCAAATAGGCTAAAAGAGCTAAGTATAAATTTATAAAAAATATAATGCTGGCAATTGTTTTCCCTGATGAACCAAAGTAAACCTCGGCGTAACCCGCCAACCTATGTTTGGTAGATGTTCTTAAAACAACTTCGCCATACATTAAATGAAGCAAGATGACTAAAATACCCAAAATAAATAAATAAAATAACACTGGTCCAATCCCAGAAATGGCGGCCGTGTAAGGCAAACCAAACATACCCACGCCAATTATGGTTCCGACCAGAGTGGAAACTGCTAAAGTAAAATTGCTTAATGTTTTTAGCACAATTCTATATAGTGCTTACCGGTAAATATTTAGAAGTTAGCCAAAAAGCTATCGCGCCCCAAATTGCAGCGAGAGGCAAAATAATACGACCGTATTTTTTTAAACCCGGTTCGGTTGTGTATAAAGCACCCAAAATTACACCCGAAAAAATTGGGTTAAGCGCAGTGATGATTAAACCAGCCCACAGCCATTTTTTAGACCTGAGCCCGTCGATAGGTTTTGAAAAATTTTGTTCAATCATTACACTTAATAGTGACTTTCTCTTATCGCAACAACATAAAAAACCCTATCAATAAGAAAAAAGAAAAGACGGCCTTTGTCATAATCAATTTTTGCTTCTTTTATTTCAGCATCGGGTAAATCAAACAACCCTTTATATAATTTCCTGTAGTTTCCACTATTATTAATAGGGGTAATTTCTAATTTTGGTAAACATTTTTTAAAATCATCTTCGGCTTTTATATTCACCCCTACATCACGCACTACACGAAGTGCTTTTTTTGCCATTTTAGGATTCATTCCATCAAGTTGGCACTCGCCACGATTATAGCGTTCAAATGAAATGAGTAGAGGTTTTGCCTCCGGAGCTTCTTCTGGTTGAGGAATTTCAGTTACCCTCTGGGGTATTGAACTTATCGATTGTTCTTCTTCGGGTTTTGGAATTGTCATAGCTCAAAAACATTTTTATTGCTTGAGCTTAGCGGCATAAAACTCTTTCATGTCTTTGAGTGAAATCTCGTTTTCTGAACCAACGCTTGATTCAATTCCCTCGCGTGCTTTTTGCCACGGTATCTCAGAATGAGAAAGATACTCTAAGTAAGCTGCGTCTTTTTTACCATACACTGACCACACTTGATCTAGAAAGTTCTTTATCTCCTGTGAAATCATCGCAATATCCTCACTACTCACGTTTTTAACAATTGGTCCAAAGCCAAAATTTTTATATTCAAAATATACATCACGCACAGCAGGGCCGTGTACCCACGCCTCAATTTTTTCATTAAAAAGTTTTTTGTCACGCAAGACAAGAGACCACGCCTGTGCATAGTAAAGTAGTTTTTGCAGTTTCTTATTTGTAATTGCCTTTTTTTCATTACTTGCTTTCCAGAGAAAATAGTCAGCAATTTTTTGTGCCCTCAAAATTCCGCGAATCATAATAAATTAAGTATAGCAAACAGCAAGCGGGTGGCAAAGCTATCGCCCGATATTACACTAAATTTACTCAACCTACTTTTGGACGGACGGATTTTGCGGCGGAACTAAATTTTAATAAGATCGTGTTCCTTTACAATAAGGAAATTTTGAACAACCATAAAATTTACCGCGTCTACCATTTCTTAAAATCATTTTTGCTCCGCATCGTGGGCAGATTTTATTGCTCGTTACCGTTGTAACTCTTTTTGTCGTTCCCATAACCCTGTACGATGAACTATGTCCCTTACAATACTTACAGAACCTACCATATTTGGTAAGCAATGAGGAATCCCTGAAATCATTGGCAGTTCTTATCTCTTTGCATTTGGAGCACTCTTTCATATCCCCATTTTGCAAGCCCTCAATCGTCTCATGAATATGATTTATTCTGCTATGTCTGCTCACTCCGTTTTTGATCAGATTTCCAATTCTCTCATTGAGCGTTGCAACGGGATCATCACCGACATTGAATTTATTGATTCGTAAAAACTTATAACCGTAACTTTCTAGAACCTTTTCTCGATAAACATGAGCTTCGGTGTGATAATCCTCATAATTAAACTCATTTATCTCGTCAATGTTTGTAAAGTGTTCCCTAAATCCGTCATATTCAATGATTATTTTGTGTTCTTTATGGCCTTCATCTTTATAAACTAGAAGGAAATCAACTATGTAGTTTGGGTGGTTATAAGTTTTTTCTAACTGCTTCAAGTACTTCCCTAATTCAAATTGGGGGATAAATTCAATGTCGTCTTTGTGCTTCTTCCAAAAGTCGGTTTTGTAAAACCAATCCATGACTTTTGGCTCCATCTTTGATTTCACATCGGTTTCGCTGATACTCCGTTCTTTCCTCGCTTCGGCAAGCACAAAGTAGTAATGTCGCAACGCTTCTCCGATTGAGCCATTATATTTTTCAATTGGCTTGCTCAACACAAAGTACATACACTCTTTAGCGCGACTCAACCCAACATTTAATCTTTGGGCTTTTATTTTTCCATCCTCTTCAATATCAACATTGCTCAAATCTTTAATAAACACGCCCCAAAGATGGTCGTCTTCTTCAGTGGCAACCAACGAGTAATAAATAATGTCTCTTTCCTCGCCCTGACAAGTGTCAAAAGTCATTATTTTCAGATTCAATTTGTCGTAGAAATAATCCTTTTCGAGTAACTTGCTAATCATCTCTACAAGAAGTTTCTGCTGATTGGTGTGCGGGGTGATTATTCCAACGCTTGAATTACTATCAGCCTTTTTTAGCCTTTGTAATTCCGAGATAATAAATTCCGCTTCAAGAGAATTGGTATTTTGGGTTAATTCTTTTTTACCATCATGCTTGATAAAGGAGAAACGCAAAACTTCATCAATTGCTTTTCCTCTTATTTTCATCACCTGCAAGCTGTCTTGATAAAAGTACTTATTTGAATAGGAGATAATCTCTTTATAACCCCTGAAGTGTTTGAGGAGTTGAGTATTGTAGTTAGTGATGAAAGAGCAAAACTCAAGAATAGATGTTTTGATGTTGAATTTACCAAGCTTAACCATATTGGTTTCCTCATCAGAAACACACTCAAGGAAAGTAGCTTTAAGATCGTTAAGATATTCTCTATTTGTTTCAGTGCGCGCCTGTGCCGACTTGACGTTGCTGAACTGTTTCTTATCACCAAGAATGAGAACTTTCTTGGCCCGTAATAATGCCGGAAATGCCTGAGCGATGCTAACCTGCGACGCCTCATCAATGATTACCAAATCAAATATCTCCGGCTCTAGCGGGATGTACTCTGCATAATCCCGTATACCAGCTAAAATACACGGAAATGCCTCTTTCAGTTTTAGAAATTTATCTCTCGGAAATCTTCGTTTTTGTCTGATAATGTCTCGCAACGCTGTGGCCGTTGTGCGGTTATTATCGTAGAAGTCAATCAACCTGTTATCCAAAAGATGGGTCATTTGAGCCGTTACTAACTCCTCTATACTTCGTTTTTGTCCCGCATAATTTAGTGGTGGAATATCTGCAAAATTCTTTTTTATTTTGTGTTGAAGTCCCAAGTATCTAATAAGTTTTGAGTATTCGAGATCGCCTACCTTCAAAAGCTCATTATCAATAAATGTGCTGATATTCGTTTCATCTATTTTTGTTTGCTTAGAAAATTTTGGATAACGATTGAGTAGAGAAACAATATAGGTTAAGTCTTCAAAACTGTCCGTAATAATCTCCAAGAAACTAGAGTATTCTTTCAAAGATTCTATTTCCGCTAAGAAATTATCGTCGTTTAGAAATTTCTCTATACCATCAACGCTTGTCTTATAGTTTTTGTTGCTAATCGCTTTATATTTGGTGAAAACAGAAACGGCACTCCCTGCGATCTCAAGCTTCCTTAGTTCCTCAATATCTTTTGGAGCGAATGATTTATACCAATCAGTTTTTTGAAGTTGAGCGATTGCAGATTGATATTTATTTGTCGAAGTAAATAAGGCCTTGAATTTTTCTTGAAGCTCGCTGTCTTTGATAAGAGTGGTAAGGGATTCGATCAAATCAATCGTTCTGATAGTTGTGGGAAGGTCTTTTTTATAGTCAAAAATTTGTTCGGCAACCAGTTTAATCTCTTTCAATTTCTCGGTTAGTTTTTGAGGGGCGTTCAATTCTTCCGCTTTGAATGTCTTTTTAAATTTTGCGTTTAGTTCCTCAACCTGCTTGCCACGGAACAGATAGCCAAGGATAGGGAGTTTTAAACTCTCGTATTGTTCTATGAACCATTGAATTTGCTTGTAATTAAAATCAGAAAAAGTTGCTGATATTGATAATTCTGACAATCTCGGTCCAAAAGTTGAATTGAGATTTTCTATACAATTTTTTATGAAAAACAAAACTTTCAACAAAC
Above is a genomic segment from bacterium containing:
- a CDS encoding AAA domain-containing protein, with translation MANKIGNKTEQNQNNGLAFIKEVAKYFMDFLETDFHKRRNPKRSIQLRNSSNLLIGLNLNKYPSFNTLAWKAVTRGFDFNVLNTIQAGVYRTNIPKNLLGLIGLQLGKIKPKQISEIIDKLAEEIEKSTAPHLKEYDQALTTSLEVTEKVIKAELVLPFISNLEKSLENLNLGDENSIYLMEEELTAVLVAPLENKISEIVKLILAKTEVDVAKQVKEVFEVKDVKSSIVSFFENFQVGDLFAEIYEMERNRTILDKQEFYLYFCDITFNNAKYPIFYIPFSVSKQSDALTVEFDSQVYINKKALEYITQEYNKETNHHGNLQSITDRIIYLAQYKENFGELVGEIMNEITNFFKLDKKISITDTEHQIAKSLWVRASNARYIALFDKSDEALVNDYEEILKLLASGDSILAGAFNQLIDDFIYSEPKSFKKVIDDEWDETETSERLVFNSPIPLNSEQRQILSAIKKDDCKYIIVEGPPGTGKSHTITAIAFDHILKDQSVLVLSDKKEALDVVEDKITETLNTVRYDKNFQNPILRLGKTGSTYSKILATTAIENIRTNLRAVKKNHDALESDIEKVGNTLKEDLQAEILAYGEIDLKEIHELIDLETYFEEKGFPLDIDEAIKNPESAGELEELRSILVDLKVKLKDYDYDFDPKAKPSELLINNIKSALSLLKKFQTDYDKYFQVADIRDKATRLHKDKTDFTLSGESFLEIENYRNELSSHDTIYNLLGTEKPRQFADVDSLLKVLFFIKNCIENLNSTFGPRLSELSISATFSDFNYKQIQWFIEQYESLKLPILGYLFRGKQVEELNAKFKKTFKAEELNAPQKLTEKLKEIKLVAEQIFDYKKDLPTTIRTIDLIESLTTLIKDSELQEKFKALFTSTNKYQSAIAQLQKTDWYKSFAPKDIEELRKLEIAGSAVSVFTKYKAISNKNYKTSVDGIEKFLNDDNFLAEIESLKEYSSFLEIITDSFEDLTYIVSLLNRYPKFSKQTKIDETNISTFIDNELLKVGDLEYSKLIRYLGLQHKIKKNFADIPPLNYAGQKRSIEELVTAQMTHLLDNRLIDFYDNNRTTATALRDIIRQKRRFPRDKFLKLKEAFPCILAGIRDYAEYIPLEPEIFDLVIIDEASQVSIAQAFPALLRAKKVLILGDKKQFSNVKSAQARTETNREYLNDLKATFLECVSDEETNMVKLGKFNIKTSILEFCSFITNYNTQLLKHFRGYKEIISYSNKYFYQDSLQVMKIRGKAIDEVLRFSFIKHDGKKELTQNTNSLEAEFIISELQRLKKADSNSSVGIITPHTNQQKLLVEMISKLLEKDYFYDKLNLKIMTFDTCQGEERDIIYYSLVATEEDDHLWGVFIKDLSNVDIEEDGKIKAQRLNVGLSRAKECMYFVLSKPIEKYNGSIGEALRHYYFVLAEARKERSISETDVKSKMEPKVMDWFYKTDFWKKHKDDIEFIPQFELGKYLKQLEKTYNHPNYIVDFLLVYKDEGHKEHKIIIEYDGFREHFTNIDEINEFNYEDYHTEAHVYREKVLESYGYKFLRINKFNVGDDPVATLNERIGNLIKNGVSRHSRINHIHETIEGLQNGDMKECSKCKEIRTANDFRDSSLLTKYGRFCKYCKGHSSSYRVMGTTKRVTTVTSNKICPRCGAKMILRNGRRGKFYGCSKFPYCKGTRSY
- a CDS encoding DUF4065 domain-containing protein, which gives rise to MIRGILRAQKIADYFLWKASNEKKAITNKKLQKLLYYAQAWSLVLRDKKLFNEKIEAWVHGPAVRDVYFEYKNFGFGPIVKNVSSEDIAMISQEIKNFLDQVWSVYGKKDAAYLEYLSHSEIPWQKAREGIESSVGSENEISLKDMKEFYAAKLKQ
- a CDS encoding aromatic amino acid transport family protein is translated as MLKTLSNFTLAVSTLVGTIIGVGMFGLPYTAAISGIGPVLFYLFILGILVILLHLMYGEVVLRTSTKHRLAGYAEVYFGSSGKTIASIIFFINLYLALLAYLVVGGEFLRIIFSGFLNFSSQAGSIALAIIGFTVVFKGMRLAGWTDFFLVGAMILLIGGFVFYAFDMARPENLINFSTVDSLFFPYGIVLFALAGGSAIPEIRSFFKSNAKNYGRAIVWGTVIPILVYAVFTVAVVSISGVSTSREAIAGLSDFLGKGFVKYGALVGFLAVITSFFTIGLNLKNSFQLDFKLPVLASFVLTVGVPMYLFFSGFSDFIKLISLAGGVMGGLEALLIILLWTRARKKGNQSPEYSLSLKTGLVFLLALMFALGVAYEIIYTL
- a CDS encoding uracil-DNA glycosylase, producing the protein MDKKLELQKLKEELEENSLLPLRESNLVFGEGDINCKVMFIGEAPGFNENEQRRPFVGRAGQLLNTLIEGVGWQRAEVYITNIVKRRPPENRDPLPQEIEAYKPYLTRQIEIINPKLIVTLGRFSMNYFLPTAKISRDQGKVFKLDSRFIAPVFHPAAALRSTQNMEALKAAFKRIPKILKKCESLL